Proteins from one Physeter macrocephalus isolate SW-GA chromosome 16, ASM283717v5, whole genome shotgun sequence genomic window:
- the LOC102992551 gene encoding autophagy-related protein 13 isoform X8, producing METDLNSQDRKDLDKFIKFFALKTVQVIVQARLGEKICTRSSSSPTGSDWFNLAIKDIPEVTHEAKKALAGQLPAIGRSMCVEISLKTSEGDSMELEIWCLEMNEKCDKEIKVSYAVYNRLSLLLKSLLAITRVTPAYRLSRKQGHEYVILYRIYFGEVQLNGLGEGFQTVRVGTVGTPVGTITLSCAYRINLAFMSTRHFERTPPIMGIIIDHFVDRPYPSSSPMHPCNYRTAGEDTGVTYPSVEDSQEVCTTSFSTSPPSQLMVPGKEGGVPLAPNQPAHGAQAGDQERLATYTPSDGAHCAATPSSSEDTEAVSNSSEGRASPHDVLETIFVRKVGAFVNKPINQVTLTSLDIPFAMFAPKNLELEDVDPMVNPPDSPETTSPLQGSLHSDGSSGGSSGNTQDDFVMIDFKPAFSKDDILPMDLGTFYREFQNPPQLSSLSIDIGAQSMAEDLDSLPEKLAVHEKNVREFDAFVETLQ from the exons ATGGAAACTGATCTCAATTCCCAGGACAGAAAGGACCTGGACAAATTCATTAAGTTTTTTGCCCTCAAG aCTGTCCAAGTGATTGTCCAGGCTCGACTGGGCGAGAAGATTTGTACTCGTTCATCTTCTTCCCCAACGGGTTCAGACTGG TTCAATTTAGCAATCAAAGACATCCCAGAGGTTACACATGAAGCAAAGAAGGCGCTGGCAGGGCAGCTGCCTGCCATCGGGAGGTCTATGTGTGTGGAGATCTCACTCAAGACTTCTGAG GGAGATTCCATGGAGCTAGAAATCTGGTGTctggaaatgaatgaaaa GTgtgataaagaaatcaaagtttCCTATGCCGTGTACAACAGACTGTCGTTGCTACTGAAGTCTCTCCTTGCTATAACTAGGGTGACACCAGCTTACAGACTCTCCAGGAAACAAGGGCATGAATATGTCATATTGTATAG AATATATTTTGGGGAAGTTCAGCTGAATGGCTTAGGAGAAG GTTTCCAGACAGTTCGTGTTGGGACAGTGGGTACCCCTGTGGGCACCATCACTCTTTCTTGTGCTTACAGAATTAACTTGGCATTCATGTCCACCAG GCACTTTGAGAGGACCCCACCTATCATGGGGATTATTATTGATCACTTTGTGGACCGTCCCTATCCCAGCTCCTCACCCATGCATCCCTGCAATTACAG AACCGCTGGTGAGGACACTGGAGTAACATATCCTTCTGTGGAAGATTCTCAAGAAGTGTGTACCACCTCTTTTTCCACCTCCCCTCCATCCCAG CTCATGGTTCCCGGGAAGGAAGGTGGGGTACCCCTTGCTCCCAACCAGCCTGCCCACGGTGCCCAGGCTGGTGACCAGGAGAGACTGGCAACCTACACCCCTTCTGATGGGGCCCACTGTGCTGCCACCCCTTCCAGCAG TGAGGATACTGAAGCTGTGTCAAACAGCAGTGAGGGACGGGCCTCCCCCCATGATGTCTTGGAGACCATCTTTGTCCGCAAAGTGGGGGCTTTTGTCAACAAACCCATCAACCAG GTGACCCTGACCAGTTTGGACATACCCTTTGCCATGTTTGCTCCCAAGAATTTGGAGCTGGAGGATGTGGATCCCATG GTGAATCCTCCAGATTCCCCAGAGACTACATCTCCTCTTCAGGGCAGCCTGCACTCTGATGGCTCCAGTGGGGGCAGCAGTGGCAATACCCAGGACGACTTTGTCATGATCGACTTC aaaccagcTTTTTCTAAAGACGACATTCTTCCGATGGACTTGGGGACCTTCTATCGTGAATTTCAGAACCCCCCTCAGCTGAGCAGCCTCTCCATAGATATCGGGGCACAGTCCATGGCTGAGGACTTG GACTCACTACCAGAGAAGCTGGCTGTGCACGAGAAGAATGTCCGAGAATTTGATGCCTTTGTAGAAACCCTGCA
- the LOC102992551 gene encoding autophagy-related protein 13 isoform X4: METDLNSQDRKDLDKFIKFFALKTVQVIVQARLGEKICTRSSSSPTGSDWFNLAIKDIPEVTHEAKKALAGQLPAIGRSMCVEISLKTSEGDSMELEIWCLEMNEKCDKEIKVSYAVYNRLSLLLKSLLAITRVTPAYRLSRKQGHEYVILYRIYFGEVQLNGLGEGFQTVRVGTVGTPVGTITLSCAYRINLAFMSTRHFERTPPIMGIIIDHFVDRPYPSSSPMHPCNYRTAGEDTGVTYPSVEDSQEVCTTSFSTSPPSQCVFTVTKAHFQTPTPVVTDTLRVPMAGLAFSHQLSSSRLSCQPAALGVGSADLACPAVFAAGLNTTHPYQLMVPGKEGGVPLAPNQPAHGAQAGDQERLATYTPSDGAHCAATPSSSEDTEAVSNSSEGRASPHDVLETIFVRKVGAFVNKPINQVTLTSLDIPFAMFAPKNLELEDVDPMVNPPDSPETTSPLQGSLHSDGSSGGSSGNTQDDFVMIDFKPAFSKDDILPMDLGTFYREFQNPPQLSSLSIDIGAQSMAEDLDSLPEKLAVHEKNVREFDAFVETLQ; the protein is encoded by the exons ATGGAAACTGATCTCAATTCCCAGGACAGAAAGGACCTGGACAAATTCATTAAGTTTTTTGCCCTCAAG aCTGTCCAAGTGATTGTCCAGGCTCGACTGGGCGAGAAGATTTGTACTCGTTCATCTTCTTCCCCAACGGGTTCAGACTGG TTCAATTTAGCAATCAAAGACATCCCAGAGGTTACACATGAAGCAAAGAAGGCGCTGGCAGGGCAGCTGCCTGCCATCGGGAGGTCTATGTGTGTGGAGATCTCACTCAAGACTTCTGAG GGAGATTCCATGGAGCTAGAAATCTGGTGTctggaaatgaatgaaaa GTgtgataaagaaatcaaagtttCCTATGCCGTGTACAACAGACTGTCGTTGCTACTGAAGTCTCTCCTTGCTATAACTAGGGTGACACCAGCTTACAGACTCTCCAGGAAACAAGGGCATGAATATGTCATATTGTATAG AATATATTTTGGGGAAGTTCAGCTGAATGGCTTAGGAGAAG GTTTCCAGACAGTTCGTGTTGGGACAGTGGGTACCCCTGTGGGCACCATCACTCTTTCTTGTGCTTACAGAATTAACTTGGCATTCATGTCCACCAG GCACTTTGAGAGGACCCCACCTATCATGGGGATTATTATTGATCACTTTGTGGACCGTCCCTATCCCAGCTCCTCACCCATGCATCCCTGCAATTACAG AACCGCTGGTGAGGACACTGGAGTAACATATCCTTCTGTGGAAGATTCTCAAGAAGTGTGTACCACCTCTTTTTCCACCTCCCCTCCATCCCAG TGTGTGTTTACTGTCACAAAGGCACATTTTCAGACCCCTACTCCTGTGGTGACGGACACTCTGAGGGTCCCCATGGCAGGACTGGCCTTTTCCCATCAA CTCTCAAGCTCTCGCCTTTCCTGTCAGCCTGCTGCCCTGGGCGTTGGATCAGCTGACCTGGCTTGTCCAGCAGTGTTTGCTGCTGGCTTAAACACCACACACCCTTACCAG CTCATGGTTCCCGGGAAGGAAGGTGGGGTACCCCTTGCTCCCAACCAGCCTGCCCACGGTGCCCAGGCTGGTGACCAGGAGAGACTGGCAACCTACACCCCTTCTGATGGGGCCCACTGTGCTGCCACCCCTTCCAGCAG TGAGGATACTGAAGCTGTGTCAAACAGCAGTGAGGGACGGGCCTCCCCCCATGATGTCTTGGAGACCATCTTTGTCCGCAAAGTGGGGGCTTTTGTCAACAAACCCATCAACCAG GTGACCCTGACCAGTTTGGACATACCCTTTGCCATGTTTGCTCCCAAGAATTTGGAGCTGGAGGATGTGGATCCCATG GTGAATCCTCCAGATTCCCCAGAGACTACATCTCCTCTTCAGGGCAGCCTGCACTCTGATGGCTCCAGTGGGGGCAGCAGTGGCAATACCCAGGACGACTTTGTCATGATCGACTTC aaaccagcTTTTTCTAAAGACGACATTCTTCCGATGGACTTGGGGACCTTCTATCGTGAATTTCAGAACCCCCCTCAGCTGAGCAGCCTCTCCATAGATATCGGGGCACAGTCCATGGCTGAGGACTTG GACTCACTACCAGAGAAGCTGGCTGTGCACGAGAAGAATGTCCGAGAATTTGATGCCTTTGTAGAAACCCTGCA
- the LOC102992551 gene encoding autophagy-related protein 13 isoform X9: METDLNSQDRKDLDKFIKFFALKTVQVIVQARLGEKICTRSSSSPTGSDWFNLAIKDIPEVTHEAKKALAGQLPAIGRSMCVEISLKTSEGDSMELEIWCLEMNEKCDKEIKVSYAVYNRLSLLLKSLLAITRVTPAYRLSRKQGHEYVILYRIYFGEVQLNGLGEGFQTVRVGTVGTPVGTITLSCAYRINLAFMSTRHFERTPPIMGIIIDHFVDRPYPSSSPMHPCNYRTAGEDTGVTYPSVEDSQEVCTTSFSTSPPSQLMVPGKEGGVPLAPNQPAHGAQAGDQERLATYTPSDGAHCAATPSSSEDTEAVSNSSEGRASPHDVLETIFVRKVGAFVNKPINQVTLTSLDIPFAMFAPKNLELEDVDPMGSLHSDGSSGGSSGNTQDDFVMIDFKPAFSKDDILPMDLGTFYREFQNPPQLSSLSIDIGAQSMAEDLDSLPEKLAVHEKNVREFDAFVETLQ; encoded by the exons ATGGAAACTGATCTCAATTCCCAGGACAGAAAGGACCTGGACAAATTCATTAAGTTTTTTGCCCTCAAG aCTGTCCAAGTGATTGTCCAGGCTCGACTGGGCGAGAAGATTTGTACTCGTTCATCTTCTTCCCCAACGGGTTCAGACTGG TTCAATTTAGCAATCAAAGACATCCCAGAGGTTACACATGAAGCAAAGAAGGCGCTGGCAGGGCAGCTGCCTGCCATCGGGAGGTCTATGTGTGTGGAGATCTCACTCAAGACTTCTGAG GGAGATTCCATGGAGCTAGAAATCTGGTGTctggaaatgaatgaaaa GTgtgataaagaaatcaaagtttCCTATGCCGTGTACAACAGACTGTCGTTGCTACTGAAGTCTCTCCTTGCTATAACTAGGGTGACACCAGCTTACAGACTCTCCAGGAAACAAGGGCATGAATATGTCATATTGTATAG AATATATTTTGGGGAAGTTCAGCTGAATGGCTTAGGAGAAG GTTTCCAGACAGTTCGTGTTGGGACAGTGGGTACCCCTGTGGGCACCATCACTCTTTCTTGTGCTTACAGAATTAACTTGGCATTCATGTCCACCAG GCACTTTGAGAGGACCCCACCTATCATGGGGATTATTATTGATCACTTTGTGGACCGTCCCTATCCCAGCTCCTCACCCATGCATCCCTGCAATTACAG AACCGCTGGTGAGGACACTGGAGTAACATATCCTTCTGTGGAAGATTCTCAAGAAGTGTGTACCACCTCTTTTTCCACCTCCCCTCCATCCCAG CTCATGGTTCCCGGGAAGGAAGGTGGGGTACCCCTTGCTCCCAACCAGCCTGCCCACGGTGCCCAGGCTGGTGACCAGGAGAGACTGGCAACCTACACCCCTTCTGATGGGGCCCACTGTGCTGCCACCCCTTCCAGCAG TGAGGATACTGAAGCTGTGTCAAACAGCAGTGAGGGACGGGCCTCCCCCCATGATGTCTTGGAGACCATCTTTGTCCGCAAAGTGGGGGCTTTTGTCAACAAACCCATCAACCAG GTGACCCTGACCAGTTTGGACATACCCTTTGCCATGTTTGCTCCCAAGAATTTGGAGCTGGAGGATGTGGATCCCATG GGCAGCCTGCACTCTGATGGCTCCAGTGGGGGCAGCAGTGGCAATACCCAGGACGACTTTGTCATGATCGACTTC aaaccagcTTTTTCTAAAGACGACATTCTTCCGATGGACTTGGGGACCTTCTATCGTGAATTTCAGAACCCCCCTCAGCTGAGCAGCCTCTCCATAGATATCGGGGCACAGTCCATGGCTGAGGACTTG GACTCACTACCAGAGAAGCTGGCTGTGCACGAGAAGAATGTCCGAGAATTTGATGCCTTTGTAGAAACCCTGCA
- the LOC102992551 gene encoding autophagy-related protein 13 isoform X5: METDLNSQDRKDLDKFIKFFALKTVQVIVQARLGEKICTRSSSSPTGSDWFNLAIKDIPEVTHEAKKALAGQLPAIGRSMCVEISLKTSEGDSMELEIWCLEMNEKCDKEIKVSYAVYNRLSLLLKSLLAITRVTPAYRLSRKQGHEYVILYRIYFGEVQLNGLGEGFQTVRVGTVGTPVGTITLSCAYRINLAFMSTRHFERTPPIMGIIIDHFVDRPYPSSSPMHPCNYRTAGEDTGVTYPSVEDSQEVCTTSFSTSPPSQCVFTVTKAHFQTPTPVVTDTLRVPMAGLAFSHQLSSSRLSCQPAALGVGSADLACPAVFAAGLNTTHPYQLMVPGKEGGVPLAPNQPAHGAQAGDQERLATYTPSDGAHCAATPSSSEDTEAVSNSSEGRASPHDVLETIFVRKVGAFVNKPINQVTLTSLDIPFAMFAPKNLELEDVDPMGSLHSDGSSGGSSGNTQDDFVMIDFKPAFSKDDILPMDLGTFYREFQNPPQLSSLSIDIGAQSMAEDLDSLPEKLAVHEKNVREFDAFVETLQ; this comes from the exons ATGGAAACTGATCTCAATTCCCAGGACAGAAAGGACCTGGACAAATTCATTAAGTTTTTTGCCCTCAAG aCTGTCCAAGTGATTGTCCAGGCTCGACTGGGCGAGAAGATTTGTACTCGTTCATCTTCTTCCCCAACGGGTTCAGACTGG TTCAATTTAGCAATCAAAGACATCCCAGAGGTTACACATGAAGCAAAGAAGGCGCTGGCAGGGCAGCTGCCTGCCATCGGGAGGTCTATGTGTGTGGAGATCTCACTCAAGACTTCTGAG GGAGATTCCATGGAGCTAGAAATCTGGTGTctggaaatgaatgaaaa GTgtgataaagaaatcaaagtttCCTATGCCGTGTACAACAGACTGTCGTTGCTACTGAAGTCTCTCCTTGCTATAACTAGGGTGACACCAGCTTACAGACTCTCCAGGAAACAAGGGCATGAATATGTCATATTGTATAG AATATATTTTGGGGAAGTTCAGCTGAATGGCTTAGGAGAAG GTTTCCAGACAGTTCGTGTTGGGACAGTGGGTACCCCTGTGGGCACCATCACTCTTTCTTGTGCTTACAGAATTAACTTGGCATTCATGTCCACCAG GCACTTTGAGAGGACCCCACCTATCATGGGGATTATTATTGATCACTTTGTGGACCGTCCCTATCCCAGCTCCTCACCCATGCATCCCTGCAATTACAG AACCGCTGGTGAGGACACTGGAGTAACATATCCTTCTGTGGAAGATTCTCAAGAAGTGTGTACCACCTCTTTTTCCACCTCCCCTCCATCCCAG TGTGTGTTTACTGTCACAAAGGCACATTTTCAGACCCCTACTCCTGTGGTGACGGACACTCTGAGGGTCCCCATGGCAGGACTGGCCTTTTCCCATCAA CTCTCAAGCTCTCGCCTTTCCTGTCAGCCTGCTGCCCTGGGCGTTGGATCAGCTGACCTGGCTTGTCCAGCAGTGTTTGCTGCTGGCTTAAACACCACACACCCTTACCAG CTCATGGTTCCCGGGAAGGAAGGTGGGGTACCCCTTGCTCCCAACCAGCCTGCCCACGGTGCCCAGGCTGGTGACCAGGAGAGACTGGCAACCTACACCCCTTCTGATGGGGCCCACTGTGCTGCCACCCCTTCCAGCAG TGAGGATACTGAAGCTGTGTCAAACAGCAGTGAGGGACGGGCCTCCCCCCATGATGTCTTGGAGACCATCTTTGTCCGCAAAGTGGGGGCTTTTGTCAACAAACCCATCAACCAG GTGACCCTGACCAGTTTGGACATACCCTTTGCCATGTTTGCTCCCAAGAATTTGGAGCTGGAGGATGTGGATCCCATG GGCAGCCTGCACTCTGATGGCTCCAGTGGGGGCAGCAGTGGCAATACCCAGGACGACTTTGTCATGATCGACTTC aaaccagcTTTTTCTAAAGACGACATTCTTCCGATGGACTTGGGGACCTTCTATCGTGAATTTCAGAACCCCCCTCAGCTGAGCAGCCTCTCCATAGATATCGGGGCACAGTCCATGGCTGAGGACTTG GACTCACTACCAGAGAAGCTGGCTGTGCACGAGAAGAATGTCCGAGAATTTGATGCCTTTGTAGAAACCCTGCA
- the LOC102992551 gene encoding autophagy-related protein 13 isoform X6 — protein METDLNSQDRKDLDKFIKFFALKTVQVIVQARLGEKICTRSSSSPTGSDWFNLAIKDIPEVTHEAKKALAGQLPAIGRSMCVEISLKTSEGDSMELEIWCLEMNEKCDKEIKVSYAVYNRLSLLLKSLLAITRVTPAYRLSRKQGHEYVILYRIYFGEVQLNGLGEGFQTVRVGTVGTPVGTITLSCAYRINLAFMSTRHFERTPPIMGIIIDHFVDRPYPSSSPMHPCNYRTAGEDTGVTYPSVEDSQEVCTTSFSTSPPSQCVFTVTKAHFQTPTPVVTDTLRVPMAGLAFSHQLSSSRLSCQPAALGVGSADLACPAVFAAGLNTTHPYQLMVPGKEGGVPLAPNQPAHGAQAGDQERLATYTPSDGAHCAATPSSSEDTEAVSNSSEGRASPHDVLETIFVRKVGAFVNKPINQVTLTSLDIPFAMFAPKNLELEDVDPMVNPPDSPETTSPLQGSLHSDGSSGGSSGNTQDDFVMIDFKPAFSKDDILPMDLGTFYREFQNPPQLSSLSIDIGAQSMAEDLHFSHSPVFGA, from the exons ATGGAAACTGATCTCAATTCCCAGGACAGAAAGGACCTGGACAAATTCATTAAGTTTTTTGCCCTCAAG aCTGTCCAAGTGATTGTCCAGGCTCGACTGGGCGAGAAGATTTGTACTCGTTCATCTTCTTCCCCAACGGGTTCAGACTGG TTCAATTTAGCAATCAAAGACATCCCAGAGGTTACACATGAAGCAAAGAAGGCGCTGGCAGGGCAGCTGCCTGCCATCGGGAGGTCTATGTGTGTGGAGATCTCACTCAAGACTTCTGAG GGAGATTCCATGGAGCTAGAAATCTGGTGTctggaaatgaatgaaaa GTgtgataaagaaatcaaagtttCCTATGCCGTGTACAACAGACTGTCGTTGCTACTGAAGTCTCTCCTTGCTATAACTAGGGTGACACCAGCTTACAGACTCTCCAGGAAACAAGGGCATGAATATGTCATATTGTATAG AATATATTTTGGGGAAGTTCAGCTGAATGGCTTAGGAGAAG GTTTCCAGACAGTTCGTGTTGGGACAGTGGGTACCCCTGTGGGCACCATCACTCTTTCTTGTGCTTACAGAATTAACTTGGCATTCATGTCCACCAG GCACTTTGAGAGGACCCCACCTATCATGGGGATTATTATTGATCACTTTGTGGACCGTCCCTATCCCAGCTCCTCACCCATGCATCCCTGCAATTACAG AACCGCTGGTGAGGACACTGGAGTAACATATCCTTCTGTGGAAGATTCTCAAGAAGTGTGTACCACCTCTTTTTCCACCTCCCCTCCATCCCAG TGTGTGTTTACTGTCACAAAGGCACATTTTCAGACCCCTACTCCTGTGGTGACGGACACTCTGAGGGTCCCCATGGCAGGACTGGCCTTTTCCCATCAA CTCTCAAGCTCTCGCCTTTCCTGTCAGCCTGCTGCCCTGGGCGTTGGATCAGCTGACCTGGCTTGTCCAGCAGTGTTTGCTGCTGGCTTAAACACCACACACCCTTACCAG CTCATGGTTCCCGGGAAGGAAGGTGGGGTACCCCTTGCTCCCAACCAGCCTGCCCACGGTGCCCAGGCTGGTGACCAGGAGAGACTGGCAACCTACACCCCTTCTGATGGGGCCCACTGTGCTGCCACCCCTTCCAGCAG TGAGGATACTGAAGCTGTGTCAAACAGCAGTGAGGGACGGGCCTCCCCCCATGATGTCTTGGAGACCATCTTTGTCCGCAAAGTGGGGGCTTTTGTCAACAAACCCATCAACCAG GTGACCCTGACCAGTTTGGACATACCCTTTGCCATGTTTGCTCCCAAGAATTTGGAGCTGGAGGATGTGGATCCCATG GTGAATCCTCCAGATTCCCCAGAGACTACATCTCCTCTTCAGGGCAGCCTGCACTCTGATGGCTCCAGTGGGGGCAGCAGTGGCAATACCCAGGACGACTTTGTCATGATCGACTTC aaaccagcTTTTTCTAAAGACGACATTCTTCCGATGGACTTGGGGACCTTCTATCGTGAATTTCAGAACCCCCCTCAGCTGAGCAGCCTCTCCATAGATATCGGGGCACAGTCCATGGCTGAGGACTTG CATTTCTCACACTCTCCTGTGTTTGGTGCCTGA
- the LOC102992551 gene encoding autophagy-related protein 13 isoform X2, with protein sequence METDLNSQDRKDLDKFIKFFALKTVQVIVQARLGEKICTRSSSSPTGSDWFNLAIKDIPEVTHEAKKALAGQLPAIGRSMCVEISLKTSEGDSMELEIWCLEMNEKCDKEIKVSYAVYNRLSLLLKSLLAITRVTPAYRLSRKQGHEYVILYRIYFGEVQLNGLGEGFQTVRVGTVGTPVGTITLSCAYRINLAFMSTRHFERTPPIMGIIIDHFVDRPYPSSSPMHPCNYRTAGEDTGVTYPSVEDSQEVCTTSFSTSPPSQCVFTVTKAHFQTPTPVVTDTLRVPMAGLAFSHQLSSSRLSCQPAALGVGSADLACPAVFAAGLNTTHPYQLMVPGKEGGVPLAPNQPAHGAQAGDQERLATYTPSDGAHCAATPSSSEDTEAVSNSSEGRASPHDVLETIFVRKVGAFVNKPINQVTLTSLDIPFAMFAPKNLELEDVDPMGSLHSDGSSGGSSGNTQDDFVMIDFKPAFSKDDILPMDLGTFYREFQNPPQLSSLSIDIGAQSMAEDLVWKPLPPPHLILWPRFLLLWSFLLHMPGNFFLLLLHAHTSHLPCNRTETFRPLPSWNHT encoded by the exons ATGGAAACTGATCTCAATTCCCAGGACAGAAAGGACCTGGACAAATTCATTAAGTTTTTTGCCCTCAAG aCTGTCCAAGTGATTGTCCAGGCTCGACTGGGCGAGAAGATTTGTACTCGTTCATCTTCTTCCCCAACGGGTTCAGACTGG TTCAATTTAGCAATCAAAGACATCCCAGAGGTTACACATGAAGCAAAGAAGGCGCTGGCAGGGCAGCTGCCTGCCATCGGGAGGTCTATGTGTGTGGAGATCTCACTCAAGACTTCTGAG GGAGATTCCATGGAGCTAGAAATCTGGTGTctggaaatgaatgaaaa GTgtgataaagaaatcaaagtttCCTATGCCGTGTACAACAGACTGTCGTTGCTACTGAAGTCTCTCCTTGCTATAACTAGGGTGACACCAGCTTACAGACTCTCCAGGAAACAAGGGCATGAATATGTCATATTGTATAG AATATATTTTGGGGAAGTTCAGCTGAATGGCTTAGGAGAAG GTTTCCAGACAGTTCGTGTTGGGACAGTGGGTACCCCTGTGGGCACCATCACTCTTTCTTGTGCTTACAGAATTAACTTGGCATTCATGTCCACCAG GCACTTTGAGAGGACCCCACCTATCATGGGGATTATTATTGATCACTTTGTGGACCGTCCCTATCCCAGCTCCTCACCCATGCATCCCTGCAATTACAG AACCGCTGGTGAGGACACTGGAGTAACATATCCTTCTGTGGAAGATTCTCAAGAAGTGTGTACCACCTCTTTTTCCACCTCCCCTCCATCCCAG TGTGTGTTTACTGTCACAAAGGCACATTTTCAGACCCCTACTCCTGTGGTGACGGACACTCTGAGGGTCCCCATGGCAGGACTGGCCTTTTCCCATCAA CTCTCAAGCTCTCGCCTTTCCTGTCAGCCTGCTGCCCTGGGCGTTGGATCAGCTGACCTGGCTTGTCCAGCAGTGTTTGCTGCTGGCTTAAACACCACACACCCTTACCAG CTCATGGTTCCCGGGAAGGAAGGTGGGGTACCCCTTGCTCCCAACCAGCCTGCCCACGGTGCCCAGGCTGGTGACCAGGAGAGACTGGCAACCTACACCCCTTCTGATGGGGCCCACTGTGCTGCCACCCCTTCCAGCAG TGAGGATACTGAAGCTGTGTCAAACAGCAGTGAGGGACGGGCCTCCCCCCATGATGTCTTGGAGACCATCTTTGTCCGCAAAGTGGGGGCTTTTGTCAACAAACCCATCAACCAG GTGACCCTGACCAGTTTGGACATACCCTTTGCCATGTTTGCTCCCAAGAATTTGGAGCTGGAGGATGTGGATCCCATG GGCAGCCTGCACTCTGATGGCTCCAGTGGGGGCAGCAGTGGCAATACCCAGGACGACTTTGTCATGATCGACTTC aaaccagcTTTTTCTAAAGACGACATTCTTCCGATGGACTTGGGGACCTTCTATCGTGAATTTCAGAACCCCCCTCAGCTGAGCAGCCTCTCCATAGATATCGGGGCACAGTCCATGGCTGAGGACTTGGTATGGaaaccccttcccccaccccacctcatccTCTGGCCTCGTTTCCTCCTTCTATGGTCATTCCTGCTCCACATGCCTGGAAATTTCTTCCTGTTACTCCTCCACGCCCACACCTCCCATCTTCCCTGTAACAGGACAGAGACTTTTAGACCATTACCTTCCTGGAATCACACTTGA